A stretch of Balaenoptera ricei isolate mBalRic1 chromosome 9, mBalRic1.hap2, whole genome shotgun sequence DNA encodes these proteins:
- the RNF133 gene encoding E3 ubiquitin-protein ligase RNF133, with product MRLLKIGTRRNHTASSWLMKFSFLWLLSQHCCRASAVWTAYMNISFHVGNRMLSELGETGVFGRSSALKRVAGVIVPPEGKMQNACKPSTSFSRSKNSETWLALVERGGCTFTQKIKVAVEKGAGGVIIYNFPGTGNQVFPMSHQAFEDIVVVMIGNLKGMEVLHLIQKGVHVTVMIEVGRKHIIWMNHYFVSFVIVTTATLAYFIFYHIRRLWVARIQNRRWQRLTTDLRKACGQLQLRVLKEGDTEVCPNGDSCVVCFELYKPNDTVRILTCKHFFHQNCIDPWILAHGTCPMCKCDILKALGIQVDVEDGPESLQVLMLNELPGTLSPREEGTNNEPPPAGRSNKVTHVEEEKHPTSQNEGPSNSVAADVHPLP from the coding sequence ATGCGTCTACTCAAGATTGGCACTCGGAGAAACCACACTGCCTCTTCCTGGCTCATGAAATTCAGTTTCCTTTGGCTGCTTAGCCAGCACTGTTGCAGAGCCAGCGCCGTTTGGACTGCTTACATGAACATATCATTTCACGTTGGGAATCGCATGTTGTCAGAGTTGGGGGAGACTGGAGTGTTTGGAAGAAGCTCTGCTCTGAAGAGAGTGGCAGGAGTTATCGTGCCTCCAGAGGGAAAAATGCAAAATGCATGTAAACCCAGTACCAGTTTCAGCAGATCGAAGAACTCGGAGACATGGCTCGCGCTTGTTGAACGGGGAGGCTGTACCTTCACGCAGAAGATCAAGGTGGCCGTGGAGAAGGGAGCCGGCGGAGTGATCATCTATAACTTTCCAGGAACTGGCAATCAGGTTTTTCCCATGTCTCATCAGGCGTTTGAAGACATCGTTGTGGTGATGATTGGTAACTTGAAAGGCATGGAGGTTTTGCATTTAATTCAGAAGGGAGTTCACGTTACAGTCAtgattgaggtgggaagaaaacacATCATCTGGATGAATCACTATTTTGTCTCTTTTGTGATCGTCACAACCGCTACACTAGCGTATTTCATCTTTTATCATATTAGAAGACTTTGGGTAGCAAGGATTCAGAACAGGAGATGGCAGCGGTTAACAACTGATCTCAGGAAAGCATGTGGCCAGCTTCAACTTCGGGTACTTAAAGAGGGGGACACAGAAGTATGTCCAAATGGAGATAGCTGTGTAGTTTGCTTTGAACTCTATAAGCCTAATGATACAGTTCGTATTCTGACTTGTAAACATTTTTTCCACCAGAACTGCATTGACCCCTGGATTCTAGCCCATGGGACATGCCCCATGTGCAAATGTGACATTCTTAAAGCTTTGGGGATTCAGGTGGATGTTGAAGATGGACCAGAATCTTTGCAAGTTCTAATGTTGAATGAATTGCCTGGTACCCTCTCACCTCGTGAAGAGGGCACAAATAATGAACCTCCTCCTGCAGGAAGGTCAAATAAAGTGACCCACGTGGAGGAGGAGAAGCACCCTACTTCTCAGAACGAAGGCCCGTCTAATTCAGTAGCAGCAGACGTTCATCCTCTACCTTGA
- the RNF148 gene encoding RING finger protein 148, with product MSLLRITPSIHSSVSSRLLRLSIFLLLSLPDSKGKAIWTAHLNITFQVGNQIISELGESGVFGNHSPLERVSGVVVLPEGWNQNACNPMTNFSRPERADSWLALIERGGCTFTHKINVAAEKGANGVIIYNYPGTGNKVFPMSHQGTENMVAVMIGNLKGMELLHLIQKGFYVTIIIEVGRMHMPWLSHYVMSLFTFLAATVAYLFLYCAWRPRVPNSSTRRRRQIKADVKKAIGQLQLQVLKEGDKELDPDENNCVVCFDIYKPQDVVRILTCKHFFHKACIDPWLLAHRTCPMCKCDILKT from the coding sequence ATGAGCCTACTTAGAATTACTCCTTCAATTCACAGTTCTGTTTCATCTCGACTGTTGAGGCTTAGCATCTTTCTACTACTTAGCCTTCCTGACTCAAAAGGAAAAGCCATTTGGACAGCCCACCTGAATATAACGTTTCAGGTGGGAAATCAGATTATATCAGAATTAGGAGAGAGTGGAGTGTTCGGGAATCATTCTCCTCTGGAAAGAGTGTCTGGTGTGGTGGTACTTCCTGAAGGATGGAATCAGAACGCTTGTAATCCTATGACCAATTTCAGCAGGCCTGAGCGAGCAGACTCTTGGCTGGCCCTCATTGAACGGGGAGGCTGTACTTTCACACACAAAATCAACGTGGCAGCAGAGAAGGGGGCAAATGGGGTGATCATTTATAACTATCCAGGTACGGGCAACAAAGTATTTCCCATGTCTCACCAGGGAACGGAAAATATGGTCGCAGTGATGATAGGCAACCTGAAAGGCATGGAACTTTTGCACTTGATTCAGAAAGGATTCTATGTGACGATCATCATTGAAGTGGGGAGAATGCACATGCCCTGGCTGAGCCATTATGTCATGTCTCTGTTTACCTTTCTGGCTGCCACAGTGGCCTACCTGTTCCTGTACTGTGCCTGGAGACCTCGAGTGCCCAATTCTTCCACCAGGAGGCGAAGACAGATAAAGGCAGATGTGAAGAAAGCTATTGGGCAGCTTCAACTGCAAGTGCTCAAAGAAGGGGATAAGGAACTAGATCCAGATGAAAACAATTGTGTTGTTTGCTTTGACATATACAAGCCTCAAGATGTAGTACGTATTTTAACTTGCAAACATTTTTTCCATAAGGCATGCATCGACCCCTGGCTTTTAGCCCATAGGACATGCCCCATGTGCAAGTGTGACATTCTGAAAACTTAA